In a genomic window of Streptomyces katrae:
- a CDS encoding efflux RND transporter permease subunit, with translation MSWLSRFSLSQRALIGLVSIVALLFGAIAVPQLKQQLLPSIELPMVSVLAPYQGASPDVVEKQVVEPIENTLKGVDGITGITSTASEGNALIRATFDYGDSGTKQLVADVQQAVNRARVRLPAEVDPQVVAGSTDDIPTVVLAVTSDKDQQALADQLNRSVVPVLEDLDGVGRVSVEGVRDLQVTITPDNAKLAAAGLDGATLAEGLKAGGAAVPAGSFDEQGKNRTVRVGSGYTSLAQLEDLRLTAGPGKPAVRLGDVAAVRQEPAAADSITRTNGKPSLAVVLTMDKDGSAVAISDAVKDKLPELRSQLGSGAALTVVSDQGPAVARSISGLTTEGLLGLAFAVIVILVFLASIRSTLVTAVSIPLSVVLALIVLWTRDLSLNMLTLGALTIAIGRVVDDSIVVLENIKRHLGYGEEREAAITAAVKEVAGAVTSSTLTTVAVFLPIGLVGGMIGELFGSFSLTVTAALLASLLVSLTVVPVLSYWFLRAPKGVSSADAESRARARREAEEKEANSRLQRLYVRVLGFATRRRLTSIAIAAVVLVATFGMTPLLKTNFFDQGEQDVLTVKQELPAGTSLAASDEASRKVERALASVDGVKDYQVTVGSSGFLAAFGGGTGTNQASYQVTLDDAGHSEDVKQRIQDALGKLQGIGDTSISAGGGFGSQNLSVVVKAGDGAVLAKAAEQVRAEVATLKDVTDVQSDLAQSVPRISVTATPKTAEAGLNQAALGAIVAQAVRGNPAGKAVLDDTERDIVIRSAHPATTLAELRDLPVGPARLGDIAEVKEVPGPVAMTRIDGARAATITAKPVGDNTGAVSAALQTKLKALDLPEGATASIGGVSQDQDEAFGSLGLAMLAAVAIVFMLLVATFRSLVQPLILLVSIPFAATGALGLLIVTGTPMGVPAMIGMLMLIGIVVTNAIVLIDLVNQYRAQGLGVVEAVVEGGRHRLRPILMTALATIFALLPMALGVTGEGGFISQPLAVVVIGGLVSSTLLTLLLVPTLYTAIELRKERRRERRSARREAKLTVVPSVDEDRVKV, from the coding sequence ATGTCCTGGCTGTCCCGCTTCAGCCTGTCCCAAAGAGCCCTGATCGGCCTCGTGTCGATCGTCGCGCTGCTCTTCGGTGCCATAGCCGTCCCGCAGCTCAAGCAGCAGCTGCTGCCGTCCATCGAACTGCCGATGGTCTCCGTGCTCGCGCCGTACCAGGGCGCCTCGCCCGACGTGGTCGAGAAGCAGGTCGTCGAGCCCATCGAGAACACCCTCAAGGGCGTCGACGGCATCACCGGCATCACCTCCACCGCCAGCGAGGGCAACGCCCTCATCCGCGCCACCTTCGACTACGGCGACAGCGGCACCAAGCAGCTCGTCGCCGACGTCCAGCAGGCCGTCAACCGGGCCCGCGTCCGGCTGCCCGCCGAGGTGGACCCGCAGGTGGTGGCCGGCTCCACCGACGACATCCCGACCGTCGTCCTCGCCGTCACCTCCGACAAGGACCAGCAGGCGCTCGCCGACCAGCTGAACCGTTCCGTCGTCCCCGTCCTGGAGGACCTCGACGGCGTCGGCCGGGTCAGCGTCGAAGGAGTCCGCGACCTCCAGGTCACCATCACCCCCGACAACGCCAAGCTCGCCGCCGCCGGACTCGACGGCGCCACCCTCGCCGAGGGCCTGAAGGCGGGCGGCGCGGCCGTCCCCGCCGGCTCATTCGACGAGCAGGGCAAGAACCGCACCGTCCGCGTCGGCTCCGGCTACACCTCCCTCGCCCAGCTGGAAGACCTCCGGCTGACCGCGGGCCCGGGCAAGCCGGCCGTGCGCCTCGGCGACGTGGCCGCCGTCAGGCAGGAGCCGGCCGCGGCCGACTCCATCACCCGCACCAACGGCAAGCCCAGCCTCGCCGTCGTCCTCACCATGGACAAGGACGGCAGCGCCGTCGCCATCTCCGACGCCGTGAAGGACAAGCTGCCCGAGCTGCGCTCCCAGCTCGGCTCCGGCGCCGCGCTGACCGTCGTCAGCGACCAGGGCCCGGCCGTGGCCCGCTCCATCTCCGGCCTCACCACCGAGGGCCTGCTCGGCCTGGCCTTCGCCGTGATCGTGATCCTGGTCTTCCTGGCCTCGATCCGCTCGACGCTGGTCACCGCGGTGTCCATCCCGCTGTCCGTGGTCCTCGCCCTGATCGTGCTGTGGACCCGCGACCTGTCGCTCAACATGCTGACGCTGGGCGCGCTCACCATCGCCATCGGCCGCGTCGTCGACGACTCGATCGTGGTCCTGGAGAACATCAAGCGCCACCTCGGCTACGGCGAGGAGCGCGAGGCCGCGATCACCGCCGCCGTCAAGGAGGTGGCCGGCGCGGTCACCTCCTCCACCCTCACCACCGTCGCCGTCTTCCTGCCGATCGGCCTGGTCGGCGGCATGATCGGCGAGCTCTTCGGCTCCTTCTCGCTCACCGTCACCGCCGCCCTGCTGGCCTCGCTGCTGGTTTCCCTGACGGTGGTCCCGGTCCTCTCGTACTGGTTCCTGCGCGCCCCCAAGGGCGTCTCGTCGGCGGACGCCGAAAGCCGCGCGCGGGCCCGCCGCGAGGCCGAGGAGAAGGAGGCGAACAGCCGCCTCCAGCGCCTCTACGTGCGGGTCCTGGGCTTCGCCACCCGGCGCCGCCTGACCAGCATCGCGATCGCGGCCGTGGTCCTGGTCGCCACCTTCGGGATGACCCCGCTGCTGAAGACCAACTTCTTCGACCAGGGCGAGCAGGACGTCCTGACGGTCAAGCAGGAACTGCCCGCCGGTACCTCCCTGGCCGCTTCCGACGAGGCGAGCCGCAAGGTGGAGCGGGCCCTGGCCTCCGTCGACGGGGTCAAGGACTACCAGGTCACCGTCGGCTCCTCCGGCTTCCTCGCGGCCTTCGGCGGCGGTACGGGCACCAACCAGGCCTCCTACCAGGTCACGCTGGACGACGCCGGGCACTCCGAGGACGTCAAGCAGCGCATCCAGGACGCCCTCGGCAAGCTCCAGGGCATCGGCGACACCTCCATCTCGGCGGGCGGCGGCTTCGGCAGCCAGAACCTGAGCGTGGTCGTCAAGGCCGGCGACGGCGCCGTCCTCGCCAAGGCCGCCGAGCAGGTCCGCGCCGAGGTGGCCACCCTCAAGGACGTCACCGACGTCCAGAGCGACCTCGCCCAGTCCGTGCCCCGGATCTCGGTGACCGCCACCCCGAAGACCGCCGAGGCCGGCCTCAACCAGGCCGCGCTGGGCGCGATCGTCGCCCAGGCCGTCCGCGGCAACCCGGCGGGCAAGGCCGTACTGGACGACACCGAGCGCGACATCGTCATCCGCTCCGCCCACCCGGCCACCACCCTGGCCGAACTCCGGGACCTGCCCGTCGGCCCCGCCAGGCTCGGCGACATCGCCGAGGTCAAGGAGGTCCCCGGCCCGGTCGCGATGACCCGGATCGACGGCGCCCGCGCCGCCACCATCACCGCCAAGCCGGTCGGCGACAACACCGGCGCGGTGAGCGCCGCCCTGCAGACCAAGCTCAAGGCGCTGGACCTCCCCGAAGGGGCCACGGCCTCCATCGGCGGCGTCTCCCAGGACCAGGACGAGGCCTTCGGCTCGCTGGGGCTGGCCATGCTCGCGGCCGTCGCGATCGTCTTCATGCTGCTGGTCGCGACCTTCCGCTCGCTGGTCCAGCCGCTGATCCTGCTGGTCTCCATCCCCTTCGCCGCCACCGGCGCCCTCGGCCTGCTCATCGTCACCGGCACCCCCATGGGCGTCCCCGCGATGATCGGCATGCTGATGCTCATCGGCATCGTGGTCACCAACGCCATCGTCCTGATCGACCTCGTCAACCAGTACCGGGCCCAGGGCCTCGGCGTGGTCGAGGCGGTCGTCGAGGGCGGCCGGCACCGTCTGCGCCCCATCCTGATGACGGCACTGGCGACGATCTTCGCCCTGCTCCCGATGGCGCTGGGCGTCACCGGTGAGGGCGGCTTCATCTCGCAGCCGCTCGCGGTGGTCGTCATCGGCGGCCTGGTCAGCTCCACCCTGCTGACGCTGCTGCTCGTCCCGACCCTGTACACGGCGATCGAGCTGCGCAAGGAACGCCGCCGCGAGCGCCGCTCGGCCAGGCGGGAGGCGAAGCTGACGGTGGTCCCGTCGGTGGACGAGGACCGGGTCAAGGTCTGA
- a CDS encoding adenosylcobinamide-GDP ribazoletransferase — MTDSTDDRPPLPPEERATLTDGIRFAFGTLTVLPARITRWDRPAARTGMACAPLAGLAVGLLATVPGVLLLVLGGGPLLAAAVTTAVPAVLTRGLHLDGLADTADGLGSAKPAEDALRIMKQSDIGPFGVISLLFVLLIQVAALEHAYAGSWARGALAAATAAVTARLAMTLASRRGVPAARPEGLGAAVAGVVPHRTAAGASALVLAAAALAALPAGLPAAAQHAAAVLAGLLAAELLLRRCVHRFDGVTGDVFGALCETAATAVLVVLALG, encoded by the coding sequence ATGACAGATTCGACCGACGATCGACCGCCGCTCCCGCCCGAGGAGCGCGCCACCCTGACCGACGGGATCCGCTTCGCCTTCGGCACGCTGACCGTCCTGCCCGCCCGCATCACCCGCTGGGACCGGCCCGCGGCCCGCACCGGCATGGCCTGCGCCCCGCTCGCCGGCCTCGCCGTCGGCCTCCTCGCCACCGTACCCGGCGTCCTCCTGCTGGTCCTCGGCGGCGGCCCCCTGCTCGCCGCCGCCGTCACCACCGCCGTCCCGGCCGTCCTGACCCGCGGGCTCCACCTGGACGGCCTGGCCGACACCGCCGACGGCCTCGGCAGCGCCAAGCCCGCCGAGGACGCCCTGCGGATCATGAAGCAGTCCGACATCGGCCCCTTCGGCGTCATCTCCCTGCTCTTCGTCCTCCTGATCCAGGTCGCCGCCCTCGAACACGCGTACGCCGGCTCCTGGGCCCGGGGCGCGCTCGCCGCCGCGACCGCGGCCGTCACCGCCCGGCTCGCGATGACCCTGGCCTCCCGCCGGGGCGTCCCCGCCGCCCGGCCCGAGGGGCTGGGGGCGGCGGTCGCGGGCGTGGTCCCGCACCGGACGGCGGCCGGGGCGTCCGCCCTGGTCCTCGCCGCCGCCGCCCTGGCCGCCCTCCCGGCCGGCCTGCCCGCCGCCGCACAGCACGCGGCGGCCGTCCTCGCCGGCCTGCTCGCCGCCGAACTCCTGCTGCGCCGCTGCGTGCACCGCTTCGACGGGGTCACCGGCGACGTCTTCGGCGCCCTCTGCGAAACCGCCGCCACCGCCGTCCTGGTCGTCCTCGCCCTGGGCTGA
- a CDS encoding HesB/IscA family protein, protein MSVQDDKTTVSDGILLSDAAAEKVRTLLEQEGRDDLALRVAVQPGGCSGLRYQLFFDERSLDGDVVKDFDGVKVVTDRMSAPYLGGASIDFVDTIEKQGFTIDNPNATGSCACGDSFS, encoded by the coding sequence ATGTCCGTACAGGACGACAAGACCACTGTGAGCGACGGCATCCTCCTGTCCGACGCCGCCGCCGAGAAGGTCCGCACCCTGCTCGAGCAGGAAGGCCGCGATGACCTGGCGCTGCGCGTCGCCGTCCAGCCCGGCGGCTGCTCCGGCCTGCGCTACCAGCTCTTCTTCGACGAGCGCTCCCTCGACGGCGACGTCGTCAAGGACTTCGACGGCGTCAAGGTCGTCACCGACCGCATGAGCGCCCCCTACCTGGGCGGCGCCTCCATCGACTTCGTCGACACCATCGAGAAGCAGGGCTTCACGATCGACAACCCGAACGCCACCGGCTCCTGCGCCTGCGGCGACTCCTTCAGCTAA
- the coxB gene encoding cytochrome c oxidase subunit II codes for MSPYGSDRSPRRPMRRKLLQALTAGVVLATATGCSYNWKSFPRLGMPTPVTEEAPRILSLWQGSWAAALITGILVWGLIMWSVIFHRRSRTKIEVPAQTRYNMPIEALYTVVPLIIVSVLFYFTARDESKLLTLSAKPAHTINVIGFQWSWGFNYVENVDGDAATPKAGVVPKELASLPDRFTKEFPAGAEGVYDKGVPGDRNADTNNPGPTLYLPKGEKVRFILSSNDVIHSFWVVPFLFKQDVIPGHTNVFEVTPTQEGTFVGKCAELCGVDHSRMLFNVKVVSPAEYQAHLKQLAEKGQTGFLPAGIKQTDPARNAEVNKL; via the coding sequence GTGAGTCCCTACGGCTCCGACCGCTCGCCGCGGCGCCCGATGCGGCGGAAGCTGCTGCAGGCGCTGACTGCGGGCGTGGTCCTGGCGACCGCCACTGGTTGCTCGTACAACTGGAAAAGCTTCCCCCGCCTCGGTATGCCCACCCCGGTCACGGAGGAGGCGCCTCGCATCCTCTCCCTGTGGCAGGGATCCTGGGCGGCCGCTCTCATCACGGGCATCCTGGTCTGGGGCCTGATCATGTGGAGCGTCATCTTCCACCGGCGTAGCCGGACGAAGATCGAGGTCCCCGCGCAGACCCGGTACAACATGCCCATCGAGGCGCTGTACACGGTGGTCCCGCTCATCATCGTCTCGGTGCTCTTCTACTTCACCGCGCGTGATGAGTCGAAGCTCCTCACCCTCTCCGCGAAGCCGGCGCACACGATCAACGTGATCGGCTTCCAGTGGAGCTGGGGCTTCAACTACGTCGAGAACGTCGACGGCGACGCCGCTACTCCGAAGGCGGGTGTGGTTCCGAAGGAGCTCGCCTCCCTCCCGGACCGGTTCACCAAGGAATTCCCCGCGGGCGCCGAGGGCGTCTACGACAAGGGCGTCCCCGGCGACCGGAACGCGGACACCAACAACCCGGGGCCGACCCTCTACCTGCCCAAGGGCGAGAAGGTCCGCTTCATCCTGTCGTCGAACGACGTCATCCACTCCTTCTGGGTGGTGCCCTTCCTGTTCAAGCAGGACGTCATCCCCGGTCACACCAATGTCTTCGAGGTCACCCCGACCCAGGAAGGCACCTTCGTGGGCAAGTGTGCCGAGCTCTGCGGCGTCGACCACTCCCGCATGCTCTTCAACGTGAAGGTCGTCTCCCCCGCGGAGTACCAGGCCCACCTGAAGCAGCTGGCGGAGAAGGGTCAGACCGGCTTCCTGCCGGCCGGCATCAAGCAGACTGACCCCGCCCGGAATGCGGAAGTGAACAAACTGTGA
- the nadA gene encoding quinolinate synthase NadA produces the protein MRVVTTAQPLDVQPTPLALLLLGRESDPKSERGVECPGDLPSPSDPDLVARARAAKEKLGDKVFILGHHYQRDEVIEFADVTGDSFKLARDAAAKPEAEYIVFCGVHFMAESADILTSDDQKVVLPDLAAGCSMADMATAEQVAECWDVLTEAGIAGSTVPVSYMNSSADIKAFTGKHGGTICTSSNAKKALEWAFEQGEKVLFLPDQHLGRNTAVRDMGMSLDDCVLYNPHKPNGGLTAEQLRGAKMILWRGHCSVHGRFSLDSVNDVRERIPGVNVLVHPECKHEVVAAADYVGSTEYIIKALEAAPAGSKWAIGTELNLVKRLANRFAAEDKEVVFLDKTVCFCSTMNRIDLPHLVWTLESLAEGNLVNRIQVDKETESFAKLALERMLALP, from the coding sequence GTGCGTGTCGTGACCACCGCCCAGCCCTTGGACGTCCAGCCGACGCCCCTTGCCCTGCTGCTGCTCGGCCGCGAGTCCGACCCCAAGAGCGAGCGCGGCGTGGAGTGCCCCGGCGACCTGCCCTCGCCGTCGGACCCGGACCTGGTGGCCCGCGCCCGCGCGGCCAAGGAGAAGCTCGGGGACAAGGTCTTCATCCTGGGGCACCACTACCAGCGTGACGAGGTCATCGAGTTCGCCGACGTCACCGGCGACTCCTTCAAGCTCGCCCGCGACGCGGCCGCCAAGCCGGAGGCCGAGTACATCGTCTTCTGCGGCGTGCACTTCATGGCCGAGTCCGCGGACATCCTGACCTCCGACGACCAGAAGGTCGTCCTGCCCGACCTCGCGGCCGGCTGCTCGATGGCCGACATGGCCACCGCCGAGCAGGTCGCCGAGTGCTGGGACGTGCTCACCGAGGCCGGGATCGCCGGCAGCACCGTGCCCGTCTCGTACATGAACTCCTCCGCCGACATCAAGGCCTTCACCGGCAAGCACGGCGGCACGATCTGTACCTCGTCCAACGCGAAGAAGGCCCTGGAGTGGGCCTTCGAGCAGGGCGAGAAGGTGCTCTTCCTCCCCGACCAGCACCTGGGCCGCAACACCGCGGTCCGCGACATGGGCATGTCCCTGGACGACTGCGTGCTCTACAACCCGCACAAGCCGAACGGCGGGCTGACCGCCGAGCAGCTGCGCGGCGCGAAGATGATCCTGTGGCGCGGGCACTGCTCGGTCCACGGCCGGTTCAGCCTGGACTCGGTCAACGACGTGCGCGAGCGGATCCCGGGCGTCAACGTGCTGGTGCACCCCGAGTGCAAGCACGAGGTCGTCGCCGCCGCGGACTACGTCGGCTCGACGGAGTACATCATCAAGGCGCTGGAGGCGGCCCCGGCCGGCTCCAAGTGGGCCATCGGCACCGAGCTGAACCTCGTCAAGCGGCTGGCGAATCGATTCGCCGCCGAGGACAAGGAAGTCGTCTTCCTCGACAAGACGGTCTGCTTCTGCTCGACGATGAACCGCATCGACCTCCCCCACCTGGTGTGGACCCTGGAGTCCCTGGCCGAGGGCAACCTCGTCAACCGGATCCAGGTCGACAAGGAGACCGAGAGCTTCGCCAAGCTCGCGCTGGAGCGCATGCTCGCCCTCCCGTAG
- a CDS encoding response regulator, with translation MDQTQAQERGADPIKVLLADDQALLRSAFKVLVDSEPDMRVVGEASDGAQAYALAREAGADVVLMDIRMPGTDGLAATRMISEDPQCSGVRVVMLTTFEVDEYVVQALRAGASGFLGKGAEPDELLNAIRLAAAGEALLSPAATKGLIASFLAQGGRADAPAAGSAHAERLAALTGREREVLVLVAAGLSNDGIAARLEVSPLTVKTHVNRAMAKLGARDRAQLVVVAYESGLVRPRAD, from the coding sequence GTGGATCAGACCCAGGCTCAGGAGCGGGGCGCGGACCCCATCAAGGTGCTGCTCGCCGACGACCAGGCGCTGCTGCGCAGCGCGTTCAAGGTGCTGGTCGACTCCGAGCCCGACATGCGGGTCGTCGGGGAGGCCTCCGACGGGGCCCAGGCCTACGCCCTCGCCCGCGAGGCGGGGGCGGACGTGGTCCTCATGGACATCCGCATGCCCGGCACCGACGGGCTCGCCGCCACCCGCATGATCAGCGAGGACCCGCAGTGCTCGGGGGTCCGGGTCGTCATGCTGACCACCTTCGAGGTGGACGAGTACGTGGTCCAGGCCCTGCGCGCCGGAGCCTCCGGCTTCCTCGGCAAGGGCGCCGAGCCCGACGAACTCCTCAACGCCATCCGCCTCGCGGCGGCGGGCGAGGCCCTGCTCTCCCCGGCCGCCACCAAGGGCCTGATCGCCAGCTTCCTCGCCCAGGGCGGCCGCGCCGACGCCCCCGCCGCCGGTTCGGCCCACGCCGAACGGCTCGCCGCGCTGACCGGCCGCGAGCGCGAAGTCCTCGTCCTGGTCGCCGCGGGCCTCTCCAACGACGGCATCGCCGCCCGCCTGGAGGTCAGCCCGCTGACCGTCAAGACGCACGTCAACCGGGCCATGGCCAAGCTCGGCGCCCGGGACCGGGCGCAACTGGTGGTCGTCGCGTACGAATCGGGCCTCGTCCGCCCGCGCGCCGACTGA
- a CDS encoding carbohydrate kinase family protein: MRIAVTGSIATDHLMTFPGRFADQFVADQLHTVSLSFLVDNLDVRRGGVGPNICFGMGQLGSRPILVGAAGSDFDEYRAWLDRHGVDTASVRISEVLHTARFVCTTDADHNQIGSFYTGAMSEARQIELKAVADRVGGLDLVLIGADDPEAMLRHTEECRTRGIPFAADFSQQIARMDGDNIRTLMEGATYLFSNEYEKGLIESKSGWTDEEILAKVGTRVTTLGAKGVRIERAGQEPILVGCPEETAKVDPTGVGDAFRAGFLTGLGWGVGLERAAQLGCMLATLVIETLGTQEYTLARAHFMERFTKAYGDDAAAEVRAHLQA; the protein is encoded by the coding sequence GTGCGCATCGCAGTCACCGGCTCCATCGCCACCGACCACCTCATGACCTTCCCGGGCCGCTTCGCCGACCAGTTCGTCGCCGACCAGCTCCACACGGTCTCCCTCTCCTTCCTCGTCGACAACCTCGACGTGCGGCGGGGCGGCGTCGGCCCGAACATCTGCTTCGGCATGGGCCAGCTCGGCAGCCGCCCGATCCTCGTCGGCGCGGCCGGCTCCGACTTCGACGAGTACCGCGCCTGGCTGGACCGGCACGGGGTGGACACGGCCTCCGTGCGGATCTCCGAGGTGCTGCACACCGCGCGCTTCGTGTGCACCACGGACGCCGACCACAACCAGATCGGCTCCTTCTACACGGGCGCGATGAGCGAGGCCCGCCAGATCGAGCTGAAGGCCGTCGCCGACCGGGTGGGCGGGCTGGACCTGGTCCTCATCGGCGCCGACGACCCCGAGGCGATGCTCCGTCACACGGAGGAGTGCCGCACCCGCGGGATCCCCTTCGCCGCGGACTTCTCGCAGCAGATCGCCCGCATGGACGGCGACAACATCCGCACCCTGATGGAGGGGGCGACGTACCTCTTCTCGAACGAGTACGAGAAGGGCCTCATCGAGAGCAAGTCCGGCTGGACCGACGAGGAGATCCTCGCCAAGGTCGGCACCCGCGTCACCACGCTGGGCGCCAAGGGCGTGCGGATCGAGCGGGCCGGGCAGGAGCCGATCCTGGTCGGCTGCCCCGAGGAGACGGCGAAGGTCGACCCGACCGGTGTCGGCGACGCGTTCCGGGCCGGGTTCCTGACCGGGCTGGGCTGGGGCGTCGGCCTGGAGCGGGCCGCGCAGCTGGGCTGCATGCTGGCCACGCTGGTCATCGAGACCCTGGGCACCCAGGAGTACACGCTGGCCCGTGCGCACTTCATGGAGCGCTTCACGAAGGCGTACGGCGACGACGCCGCCGCCGAGGTCCGCGCCCACCTGCAGGCGTAG
- a CDS encoding cysteine desulfurase/sulfurtransferase TusA family protein, which yields MPYFDTASAAPLHPVARQALQAALDEGWADPARLYREGRRARLLLDAAREAAAEAVGCRPDELVFTPSGTHAVHAGVAGALAGRRRVGGHLVVSAVEHSSVLHAAQAHAAAGGTVTEVAVDRLGAVAPDAYGSVLSSTTALACLQSANHEVGTVQPVAEVAELCAAAGVPLLVDAAQSLGWGPVEGAWSVLTASSHKWGGPPGVGLLAVRKGVRFAPQGPADERESGRSPGFGNLPAVVAAAASLRAVRAEADAEAARLRVLVDRIRRRVARLVPDVEVAGHADRRLPHLVTFSCLYVDGETLLHELDRAGWSVSSGSSCTSSTLTPSHVLRAMGVLSEGNVRVSLPRGTTAEEVNGFLEVLPRAVAEVRAKLGVPDAAPSAPPVAESVEVDALGLRCPQPVIELARAILTVPVGGTVTVLSDDEVARLDIPAWCVLRGHDYLGETPHGEAVAYRVRRAV from the coding sequence ATGCCGTACTTCGACACCGCGTCCGCCGCCCCGCTGCACCCCGTGGCCCGGCAGGCGCTGCAGGCCGCACTGGACGAGGGCTGGGCGGACCCGGCCCGGCTGTACCGGGAAGGGAGGCGGGCCCGGCTGCTGCTGGACGCGGCGCGGGAGGCCGCGGCCGAGGCGGTGGGATGTCGCCCCGACGAGCTCGTGTTCACTCCTTCGGGGACGCACGCGGTTCACGCGGGGGTCGCGGGGGCGCTCGCCGGGCGCCGGCGGGTCGGCGGCCACCTGGTGGTGTCGGCGGTCGAGCACAGCTCCGTTCTCCACGCGGCGCAGGCGCACGCGGCCGCCGGGGGGACGGTGACGGAGGTTGCGGTGGACCGCCTCGGCGCGGTCGCGCCCGACGCGTACGGCTCCGTCCTGTCCTCGACCACGGCTCTGGCGTGCCTCCAGTCGGCCAACCACGAGGTGGGCACGGTCCAGCCGGTGGCGGAGGTGGCCGAACTCTGCGCGGCGGCGGGGGTGCCGCTGCTGGTCGACGCGGCGCAGTCGCTGGGCTGGGGCCCGGTGGAGGGCGCCTGGTCGGTGCTGACGGCCAGTTCCCACAAGTGGGGCGGCCCGCCCGGGGTCGGCCTGCTGGCCGTCCGCAAGGGGGTCCGCTTCGCCCCCCAAGGCCCCGCCGACGAACGGGAGTCGGGCCGCTCCCCCGGCTTCGGCAACCTTCCGGCCGTCGTGGCGGCGGCCGCCTCCCTGCGGGCGGTGCGGGCCGAGGCGGACGCGGAGGCGGCGCGGCTGAGGGTGCTGGTGGACCGGATCCGGCGGCGGGTGGCCCGGCTGGTGCCGGACGTGGAGGTGGCCGGGCACGCGGACCGGCGGCTGCCGCACCTGGTGACGTTCTCCTGCCTGTACGTCGACGGCGAGACCCTGCTGCACGAACTGGACCGCGCGGGCTGGTCGGTCTCCTCGGGCTCCTCGTGTACGAGCTCCACGCTGACCCCGAGTCACGTGCTGCGGGCGATGGGGGTGCTGTCGGAGGGGAACGTACGGGTGTCGCTGCCGCGGGGCACCACGGCCGAGGAGGTCAACGGCTTCCTGGAGGTGCTGCCGCGCGCGGTGGCCGAGGTCCGGGCGAAGCTCGGCGTCCCGGACGCCGCGCCCTCCGCCCCGCCGGTGGCGGAGTCGGTGGAGGTCGACGCCCTCGGGCTGCGCTGCCCGCAGCCGGTGATCGAGCTGGCCCGGGCCATCCTCACCGTTCCCGTCGGTGGGACGGTGACGGTGCTGTCGGACGACGAGGTGGCCCGGCTGGACATCCCGGCGTGGTGCGTGCTGCGGGGGCACGACTACCTGGGCGAGACCCCGCACGGGGAGGCCGTCGCCTACCGGGTCCGCCGGGCGGTCTGA